The Fusobacterium sp. JB019 genome has a segment encoding these proteins:
- the rlmN gene encoding 23S rRNA (adenine(2503)-C(2))-methyltransferase RlmN, which yields MENLKKELLNLNEKELIDLVVSLGMKKFNGKQIYGWLHSKIARSIHDMSNISLKSREVLAEHAYIPLLNLVNHQVSKKDGTEKFLFKLQDANTIETVLLKHKERNTLCISSQVGCPIKCAFCATGASGFERNLDVHEILNQVYTVERRLRNKGETINNIVFMGMGEPFLNIENLIKSIRILSDENGLNISKRKITVSTCGIVTGIERLLEEKLPVGLAISLHAVDNEKRNILVPVNKKYPLEDLFSSLVQYQRVTNRRITFEYILIKEFNVSQGDGEVLANFVHEFDHVLNLIPYNPVLENEFERPSQKKIEKFYNYLKNDRKVNVIIRGEKGTDIDGACGQLRRRNLSK from the coding sequence AACTTAAAAAAAGAGCTTTTAAACTTAAATGAAAAGGAACTTATAGACTTAGTCGTTTCTTTAGGGATGAAAAAGTTTAACGGTAAACAAATATACGGATGGTTACACAGTAAAATTGCAAGAAGTATACATGATATGAGTAATATCTCGTTAAAATCAAGAGAGGTATTAGCAGAACATGCATATATCCCATTATTAAACTTAGTAAATCATCAAGTATCAAAAAAAGACGGAACAGAGAAATTTTTATTTAAATTGCAAGATGCAAATACAATAGAAACAGTTTTATTAAAACACAAAGAAAGAAATACACTTTGTATTTCAAGTCAAGTTGGATGTCCAATAAAATGTGCTTTCTGTGCAACTGGAGCTTCTGGTTTTGAAAGAAACTTAGATGTACATGAAATATTAAATCAAGTTTACACAGTTGAAAGAAGACTTAGAAACAAGGGAGAAACAATAAATAATATAGTATTTATGGGGATGGGAGAACCATTCTTAAATATTGAAAATTTAATAAAATCAATTAGAATTTTATCTGATGAAAACGGATTAAATATTTCTAAAAGAAAAATAACAGTTTCAACTTGTGGAATAGTTACAGGAATAGAAAGATTATTAGAAGAAAAATTACCAGTAGGACTAGCAATTTCATTACATGCTGTTGATAATGAAAAAAGAAACATTCTTGTTCCAGTAAATAAAAAATATCCTTTAGAAGATTTATTCAGTTCTTTAGTTCAGTATCAAAGAGTAACTAATAGAAGAATAACTTTTGAATATATATTAATAAAAGAATTTAACGTTTCTCAAGGAGACGGAGAGGTTTTGGCAAACTTTGTTCATGAATTTGATCATGTTCTAAATTTAATTCCTTACAACCCAGTTTTAGAAAATGAATTTGAAAGACCTAGTCAAAAGAAAATAGAAAAATTCTATAACTATTTAAAAAATGACAGAAAAGTAAATGTAAT